In one Granulicella cerasi genomic region, the following are encoded:
- the fliF gene encoding flagellar basal-body MS-ring/collar protein FliF, with product MAEQTTTPGSEIAPKPAALQALERARGTWEGLAPKTRSRLLLGVVVLAAACALVGWWSTRTDWKTLYSGLEGRDLQQVEQELAAAGITYQTTSDGSGVEVPAQTLDKARMEVAAKGAPQSGRLGFELFDKPNWVGSEFDEKVNYQRALEGELEHTIATIGAVRSARVHLVLPKESLFADQQQPAKASVVLKLKRPALSKDEVESIRNFVSSAVEGLSPQQVTLVDADGRVNLSAQGEGIQASTEEQALADKLVAMLEPLAGRENVRATVNISYDQSSQERTDEVVDPTQVVALQTQKSQQESGPGGAAKASGVPGTASNAAVSTGVEGKPQLPVYPTTAPNAQMSHQESTTYAVTKHTLHESTGPGRVARVTAAVLINDRSQREGSGASTHTVWHARTAEEMRRLEQLAQAAVGFDVKRGDSVVLQNIAFSANAPEPALGAWDRTSGEVKELMRAQPEMLRDFGAALMGVLLLAFVVRPVATQVVRLLEEARVDRHALPSVKLQEAPAIAAGDTEPMGLESPANSRRSAIDANGVLEYITAHVKKEPQQTTRLIEAWIAEGKGAKG from the coding sequence TTGGCTGAGCAAACGACAACACCGGGTAGTGAGATCGCTCCGAAGCCCGCAGCATTGCAGGCGCTTGAGCGTGCGCGTGGAACGTGGGAGGGCCTCGCGCCGAAGACGCGTTCGCGACTGCTGCTCGGCGTCGTTGTGCTTGCGGCTGCATGTGCATTGGTGGGCTGGTGGAGCACGCGGACGGACTGGAAGACGCTGTACTCGGGCCTTGAAGGACGGGATCTTCAACAGGTGGAGCAGGAGTTGGCCGCTGCCGGCATCACGTATCAAACGACGAGTGATGGGAGTGGCGTGGAAGTTCCGGCACAGACGCTCGATAAGGCCCGTATGGAGGTCGCAGCGAAAGGAGCACCGCAGTCAGGGCGTCTCGGTTTCGAGCTGTTCGATAAGCCGAACTGGGTGGGTTCAGAGTTCGACGAGAAGGTGAATTATCAGCGCGCGCTTGAGGGTGAGCTTGAGCATACGATCGCAACGATTGGAGCTGTGCGATCTGCGCGCGTGCATCTGGTATTGCCGAAGGAGTCGTTGTTTGCGGACCAGCAGCAACCAGCGAAGGCCTCGGTGGTGTTGAAGTTGAAGCGTCCTGCGTTGAGCAAAGATGAGGTGGAGTCGATTCGTAACTTTGTGTCCAGTGCGGTGGAAGGGCTCTCTCCGCAACAGGTGACGCTGGTGGATGCGGATGGCCGCGTGAACCTCAGCGCACAGGGTGAAGGCATACAGGCCAGTACGGAAGAGCAGGCGCTCGCAGACAAGCTGGTCGCGATGCTGGAGCCGTTAGCGGGACGCGAGAACGTACGCGCGACGGTGAACATCAGCTATGACCAAAGCTCGCAGGAGCGGACGGATGAGGTGGTTGATCCTACGCAAGTAGTCGCGCTGCAGACGCAGAAGAGCCAGCAGGAGAGCGGTCCTGGTGGCGCAGCGAAAGCAAGTGGCGTTCCTGGCACGGCAAGCAATGCAGCGGTTTCTACGGGCGTGGAGGGGAAGCCACAGTTGCCGGTCTATCCGACTACGGCCCCGAATGCGCAGATGAGTCATCAGGAGTCCACGACCTATGCCGTGACGAAGCACACGCTGCATGAATCGACCGGACCGGGGCGCGTGGCACGCGTGACGGCCGCTGTGCTGATCAATGATCGCTCGCAACGTGAGGGCAGCGGAGCGTCGACGCATACGGTCTGGCATGCGCGCACCGCGGAGGAAATGCGACGACTGGAGCAACTGGCGCAAGCCGCGGTGGGCTTCGATGTGAAGCGAGGGGACTCGGTGGTGCTGCAGAACATAGCGTTCTCGGCGAATGCACCGGAGCCTGCGTTGGGCGCATGGGACAGAACGAGCGGTGAAGTGAAGGAGTTGATGCGTGCACAGCCCGAGATGCTTCGCGACTTTGGTGCGGCGTTGATGGGAGTGTTGCTACTGGCGTTTGTGGTGCGGCCTGTAGCGACGCAGGTTGTTCGCTTGCTCGAGGAGGCGCGAGTCGATCGCCACGCGTTGCCGTCAGTGAAGTTGCAGGAGGCTCCGGCGATAGCAGCGGGTGATACGGAGCCGATGGGATTGGAATCTCCCGCAAACTCGCGTCGATCGGCGATCGATGCGAATGGCGTGCTGGAGTACATCACCGCGCATGTGAAGAAAGAACCGCAGCAGACGACGCGGCTGATCGAGGCGTGGATCGCAGAAGGCAAAGGAGCAAAAGGATGA
- the fliG gene encoding flagellar motor switch protein FliG yields MTQAMVPNMMVEPLLLPVEGFEPAEMPGLRKAAILMLALGDELVKDILPRLAPRDVQRLTDEITMLADVPAPVLTQVATEFYGLLETQQFMVRGGREYAERVLTDAFGAARAKDMMNEVREMQERTTGDIAVLREMDPQQLSKFLENEHPQTIALVLAHLEPERGSTLLMSLQPQLRVEAVRRLAEMRHFSPEMASKVALVLARRMDSLGSSGRRSYSGFKSVADLLNRMDQNVSRTILEGIEQQEPKLAIGIRDLMFTFDDLITVQQSGIREILTAVDKRVLAMALKGSRDSIRHHLFSAMSSRAVEMLQDDMETLGPVRSKDVAAAQQQLLAVARKLEAEGRVILSMESDNDFAV; encoded by the coding sequence ATGACGCAGGCGATGGTGCCGAACATGATGGTGGAGCCGCTGTTATTGCCGGTTGAAGGCTTTGAGCCAGCAGAGATGCCGGGATTGCGTAAAGCGGCGATCCTGATGCTGGCACTCGGCGATGAGCTGGTGAAGGACATTCTTCCTAGGCTCGCCCCGCGCGATGTGCAGCGGCTGACAGACGAGATCACGATGCTGGCTGACGTTCCCGCGCCCGTCTTGACGCAGGTGGCGACGGAGTTCTACGGACTGCTGGAGACGCAACAGTTTATGGTGCGCGGCGGTCGTGAGTACGCGGAGCGTGTGTTGACGGACGCTTTCGGCGCCGCGCGCGCGAAGGACATGATGAACGAAGTGCGCGAGATGCAGGAGCGCACAACAGGCGACATCGCGGTGCTGCGCGAGATGGACCCCCAGCAGTTGAGCAAGTTTCTGGAGAATGAGCATCCGCAGACGATTGCCCTCGTTCTGGCGCATCTGGAGCCGGAGCGAGGATCGACGCTGCTCATGTCTTTGCAGCCTCAGCTAAGAGTCGAGGCTGTTCGGCGCTTGGCCGAGATGCGACATTTCTCGCCGGAGATGGCTTCGAAGGTTGCGCTTGTCCTGGCTCGCAGGATGGATTCGCTGGGCTCCAGCGGTCGGCGTTCTTACTCAGGATTCAAGTCGGTAGCGGACCTGCTCAATCGCATGGACCAGAATGTGAGCCGCACGATCCTGGAGGGCATCGAGCAGCAGGAACCGAAACTCGCGATCGGGATTCGCGACTTGATGTTCACTTTTGACGATTTGATCACGGTGCAGCAGTCGGGCATTCGCGAAATCCTGACGGCGGTAGACAAGCGCGTCCTTGCGATGGCGCTGAAGGGTTCGCGCGACAGCATTCGGCATCATCTATTTTCGGCGATGAGCTCTCGCGCGGTAGAGATGCTGCAGGACGACATGGAAACTCTGGGGCCGGTACGGTCGAAGGATGTGGCAGCAGCGCAGCAGCAACTGCTCGCTGTGGCGCGCAAGCTTGAGGCCGAAGGTCGCGTCATTCTGAGCATGGAGAGCGACAATGACTTCGCTGTTTGA
- a CDS encoding FliH/SctL family protein, whose product MTSLFEQEPESTVVPLMFAEVEETASSEASMDSEEEELRPSAEERHREELIHAVAAAKVQARLDLREELDQRLRDAVETERSAITLLCTSFGKERSRYFAEVETEVVKLALAIAERVLQREVAIDQTMLRGVVHAALSKLSSSEGVRLLVPAADVTLWTRAMKSSEVSVQGASDLHAGDLRLEMKAGAVELGVRAQLVELERGFFDLMAKRPA is encoded by the coding sequence ATGACTTCGCTGTTTGAACAAGAGCCTGAGAGCACGGTTGTGCCGTTGATGTTTGCTGAGGTCGAAGAGACCGCTTCGTCTGAAGCGTCGATGGATAGCGAGGAAGAGGAGCTTCGCCCGAGTGCGGAGGAGCGCCATCGCGAGGAGCTGATCCACGCTGTGGCGGCGGCGAAGGTGCAGGCAAGACTGGATCTTCGCGAAGAGCTTGACCAGCGATTGCGCGATGCTGTGGAGACCGAACGCAGCGCGATCACACTGTTGTGCACAAGCTTTGGGAAAGAGCGCAGTCGCTACTTTGCCGAGGTGGAGACGGAAGTGGTGAAGCTCGCATTGGCAATTGCTGAACGTGTGTTACAGCGTGAAGTGGCCATCGATCAAACGATGTTGCGTGGAGTCGTGCATGCGGCACTGTCAAAGCTGAGCAGCTCAGAAGGTGTGCGTCTCCTCGTGCCAGCGGCTGATGTCACTCTTTGGACGCGTGCAATGAAGAGCAGCGAAGTCTCCGTGCAAGGTGCGAGTGATTTACATGCAGGAGATCTGCGTCTGGAGATGAAGGCAGGCGCTGTAGAACTCGGCGTGCGGGCTCAGCTGGTGGAGCTGGAGCGTGGCTTCTTTGACTTGATGGCGAAGAGGCCCGCATAG
- a CDS encoding FliI/YscN family ATPase, whose product MERLANLDHYLQAASVATMWRWCGRVVEANAQMLECLGPPSSVGEGCEIRDAHGVRHAGEVIGFRADRVLVMPLDSTQGFRMGDGVLAMGRPAELRVGQTMLGRVFDGVGQPIDHQGAFLGERSVSFDGKVPAPMEREPICKPLRTGVRAIDGMLTVGRGQRVGIFGGSGVGKSTLIGMMVRNTSADVTVVGLVGERGREVREFLEDALGEEGRAKSVVFVSTSDQSPLLRMRAAQAATATAEFYARQGKHVLLVLDSLTRYAMAAREIGLAAGEPPASKGYTPSVFAHLAKLVERAGNFTYGSITAFYTVLMEGDDQQDPIVDSVRSYVDGHVVLSRELAAEGWYPPVHVLDSLSRLMPAVTSREHRAKAMKVRSVMSTYARSADLIRMGAYSAGSDVELDHAMAAMPILRNFLRQERDEAPSLEQTIAALQTMEV is encoded by the coding sequence ATGGAACGACTCGCGAATCTCGATCACTATCTGCAGGCCGCAAGCGTCGCTACGATGTGGCGTTGGTGCGGTCGCGTGGTGGAAGCCAATGCACAGATGCTGGAATGCCTGGGGCCGCCGTCGTCAGTAGGTGAGGGCTGTGAAATTCGGGATGCACATGGCGTGCGGCACGCAGGCGAGGTGATTGGTTTTCGCGCGGATCGCGTGCTCGTGATGCCGCTTGATTCAACGCAGGGCTTCCGCATGGGAGATGGTGTGCTCGCGATGGGCCGGCCAGCCGAGCTGCGAGTGGGCCAGACGATGTTGGGGCGCGTGTTTGATGGAGTCGGGCAGCCGATCGATCATCAAGGTGCGTTCCTCGGAGAACGCAGCGTCAGCTTTGACGGCAAAGTGCCAGCACCGATGGAGCGAGAGCCTATCTGCAAGCCACTGCGCACAGGGGTGCGCGCGATTGATGGAATGCTCACGGTCGGACGTGGTCAGCGTGTGGGAATCTTCGGCGGCTCTGGTGTTGGCAAGAGCACATTGATCGGCATGATGGTGCGCAACACGTCTGCGGATGTGACGGTCGTTGGGTTGGTCGGCGAACGTGGTCGCGAGGTGAGAGAGTTTCTCGAAGATGCGCTCGGAGAGGAGGGACGGGCGAAGTCTGTCGTATTTGTCTCTACCTCTGACCAGTCGCCGCTGCTGCGCATGCGAGCAGCGCAGGCAGCAACGGCTACGGCGGAGTTCTACGCACGGCAAGGCAAGCACGTGTTGTTGGTGTTGGACTCACTGACGCGGTACGCGATGGCCGCGCGTGAGATCGGCCTGGCTGCGGGTGAGCCGCCGGCAAGCAAAGGGTACACGCCAAGCGTGTTTGCCCATCTGGCGAAGCTGGTAGAGCGCGCGGGGAATTTTACTTACGGAAGCATTACGGCGTTCTACACCGTGCTGATGGAGGGCGACGATCAGCAGGACCCCATCGTTGATAGTGTTCGCTCGTATGTGGACGGCCATGTTGTGTTGTCGCGAGAGCTGGCTGCTGAGGGGTGGTATCCACCGGTGCACGTGCTGGATTCTCTAAGCCGTTTGATGCCCGCGGTGACGAGTCGCGAACATCGCGCGAAGGCAATGAAAGTGCGAAGCGTGATGTCGACGTATGCGCGGTCCGCCGATCTCATCCGCATGGGTGCATACAGCGCGGGGAGCGACGTGGAGTTGGATCACGCGATGGCTGCGATGCCGATCTTGCGAAACTTCCTGCGGCAAGAGCGGGATGAAGCGCCGTCGCTGGAGCAAACCATTGCTGCGTTGCAGACGATGGAAGTGTGA
- a CDS encoding flagellar hook capping FlgD N-terminal domain-containing protein, with protein sequence MNIAASAVANALSTAKTSALASASGTSSGGTSTGSASNQITSSDFLSLLVSELKNQDPTSPTDPTTYVQQLVGVNSLEQLIQINQDLGG encoded by the coding sequence ATGAACATTGCAGCGAGTGCGGTGGCAAATGCATTATCGACCGCAAAGACGTCGGCATTAGCAAGCGCAAGTGGGACGTCGAGTGGAGGCACGTCGACGGGTTCTGCAAGCAATCAGATCACGAGTTCTGATTTTCTGTCGCTGCTGGTGAGCGAGTTGAAGAATCAGGATCCGACATCGCCGACGGATCCGACGACTTATGTGCAGCAGCTTGTCGGCGTGAACAGCCTTGAGCAGTTGATTCAAATCAATCAAGATCTCGGCGGTTAA
- a CDS encoding flagellar hook protein FlgE: MGAFSVALTGLRAQNAALSTIGNNLANMNTTAYKLQNTTFADLFYQQTGSSGSGDAIQQGLGVRVSGTATDFSQGAITTTSDSSDLALEGNGFFVVNNNGTQLLTRAGDFQLSSNGTLESTDGYQVMGYAMSNGTVNSGGTLSAIQLPTGVTEPASATKNVTMTMNLNASSSTGTTFTSTVSLYDSLGNSHTATATFTKTGTNQWSYDVALPAGDATGSSNTSGTLTFDSNGNLTSPTNGVAGIAFTGMTDGASDLSFDWKMTDSAGNSLVSQSATTSAVSATTQDGYTSGSYTGFTIDAQGTVAATFSNGQTKAIASVAVAMVSDEQALTRSGNNCYQSTLASGQAVIGLASSGGRGAIEDEALESSNVDISTEFSDLIVAQRAFEANSKTVTTLDTVMQDTIGLIR, translated from the coding sequence ATGGGTGCATTTTCAGTAGCGTTGACAGGCCTGCGCGCGCAGAACGCCGCGCTTTCTACGATCGGCAATAACCTGGCCAACATGAACACGACCGCTTACAAGTTGCAGAACACAACGTTTGCCGACTTGTTCTATCAGCAGACAGGAAGTTCCGGATCAGGCGACGCGATTCAGCAAGGGCTGGGCGTGCGAGTTTCAGGAACGGCCACAGACTTCAGCCAAGGTGCAATCACGACGACGAGTGATAGCAGTGACCTCGCGCTGGAAGGCAACGGGTTCTTCGTCGTCAACAACAATGGCACGCAGTTGTTGACGCGTGCGGGTGACTTTCAACTGAGCTCGAATGGCACGCTGGAGTCAACAGATGGCTACCAGGTGATGGGCTATGCGATGTCGAATGGCACGGTGAACTCTGGTGGGACATTGTCGGCGATTCAGCTTCCTACCGGTGTTACGGAACCGGCAAGCGCTACGAAGAACGTCACCATGACGATGAATCTCAACGCATCGTCCTCGACGGGTACGACGTTTACGTCGACGGTGAGTCTCTATGATTCGCTCGGAAATTCGCACACCGCGACGGCGACATTCACGAAGACGGGTACGAACCAGTGGAGCTATGACGTTGCGTTGCCCGCTGGCGACGCAACGGGTTCGTCGAACACAAGCGGAACGTTGACGTTTGATTCGAATGGCAATCTCACATCTCCAACGAATGGTGTGGCGGGTATCGCGTTTACGGGTATGACGGACGGAGCCTCGGACCTCAGCTTCGATTGGAAGATGACGGACTCCGCCGGGAATTCTCTGGTATCGCAGTCGGCCACAACCTCAGCCGTGTCAGCGACCACGCAGGACGGCTATACGAGCGGGAGCTACACGGGTTTCACGATCGATGCTCAGGGCACGGTTGCTGCAACGTTCTCGAACGGCCAGACGAAGGCGATTGCTTCCGTCGCGGTGGCGATGGTGAGCGATGAACAGGCGCTCACGCGCAGCGGCAACAATTGCTACCAGTCCACGTTGGCTTCAGGCCAGGCGGTCATTGGGCTGGCGAGCTCCGGCGGTCGCGGTGCCATCGAAGATGAAGCGTTAGAGAGCTCTAACGTGGATATTTCGACGGAGTTCTCAGACTTGATCGTGGCGCAGCGAGCGTTTGAAGCGAATTCCAAGACGGTGACGACGCTCGACACCGTGATGCAGGACACGATCGGACTGATCCGCTAA
- a CDS encoding flagellar basal body-associated FliL family protein: MGSSAVVPGNSSATSASVKVPIGSMLIVGVITALLAIGGCAGVLLYLAKKGKLGAASATPAPVVVNELHDDATPLQNVMLETMLVNLADADGHSYLRIGVVLGEEADLKAKKEEKPVPGADAALRDAVLGVLGKKQSAQLLADAGKEDLKKELKIAVNEAVPSAHVRAVYFTDYLVQR, from the coding sequence ATGGGAAGCTCAGCGGTTGTACCGGGAAACTCGTCAGCAACATCGGCATCGGTGAAGGTGCCGATCGGATCCATGCTCATCGTGGGCGTCATCACTGCGCTGTTAGCGATCGGTGGATGCGCCGGAGTGCTGTTGTATCTGGCGAAGAAGGGAAAGCTTGGAGCAGCTTCAGCGACTCCAGCTCCCGTCGTGGTGAACGAGCTTCATGACGACGCGACCCCGCTACAAAACGTAATGCTCGAAACGATGCTCGTGAATCTCGCCGACGCAGACGGTCATTCGTATTTGCGGATCGGTGTGGTGCTGGGTGAAGAGGCCGATCTGAAGGCGAAGAAGGAAGAGAAGCCGGTGCCTGGGGCTGACGCGGCTCTCCGCGACGCAGTCCTCGGTGTGCTCGGCAAGAAGCAGAGCGCGCAGTTGCTGGCTGACGCGGGGAAAGAAGACCTCAAGAAAGAGCTCAAGATTGCGGTGAATGAAGCTGTGCCGAGTGCGCATGTGCGTGCCGTGTACTTCACGGATTACCTGGTGCAGCGATGA
- a CDS encoding FliM/FliN family flagellar motor C-terminal domain-containing protein, whose protein sequence is MSESLDAKAPELSTESFEANEQWPVLQNLHVPLSVRVPLRTLSLKELRALQPGDILSSEWMASEEVPMFAGTVPLSWCEFAVVEGLMAARLTRIG, encoded by the coding sequence TTGTCCGAATCGCTAGATGCGAAGGCTCCGGAGCTGAGTACAGAGAGCTTCGAAGCGAACGAGCAATGGCCGGTACTGCAGAACCTGCATGTGCCGCTCAGCGTTCGCGTGCCATTGCGAACGTTGAGCTTGAAGGAGCTGCGCGCGTTGCAGCCTGGCGACATCTTGAGCAGTGAGTGGATGGCTTCGGAGGAAGTGCCGATGTTCGCGGGCACCGTGCCCCTGAGCTGGTGCGAGTTTGCAGTGGTTGAGGGCTTGATGGCTGCGCGATTGACGCGTATTGGCTAA
- a CDS encoding flagellar biosynthetic protein FliO, giving the protein MSGDTWRATGVPGWIARGVEHLRDGARRRRDEREMKLLETLPLAGKKQLVLVAVGGQRYLVGVSDRVDAIVPVETMQEGMVEV; this is encoded by the coding sequence ATGAGTGGAGATACGTGGCGAGCCACTGGTGTGCCTGGTTGGATCGCACGCGGAGTTGAACATCTTCGTGACGGTGCACGACGGCGGCGCGATGAGCGCGAGATGAAGCTGCTCGAGACGCTGCCGCTGGCGGGGAAGAAGCAGTTGGTCCTTGTTGCGGTGGGTGGGCAGCGATATCTGGTAGGGGTGAGTGATCGCGTAGATGCGATTGTGCCGGTGGAAACGATGCAAGAGGGGATGGTCGAGGTTTAG
- the fliP gene encoding flagellar type III secretion system pore protein FliP (The bacterial flagellar biogenesis protein FliP forms a type III secretion system (T3SS)-type pore required for flagellar assembly.), producing MRSAIAEVPLHPLQDAQWVHRSTAHKVSEKHPAPKVQSQKEVVPASHPGNALNLLAATKDNSTPWSIVVGLTLLTLLPAMLLAMTPMVRLLVVFHFLRQALGTQTAPSNQVLMGLALMMTWFLMQPVLTQVDQQALQPFQQNKISLSEAMDRGSQPVKQYMLHYAREKDLEVFVAASHTARPSTPSELGMQIVVPAYILSELKSGFQIGAVLFLPFLLIDFLVASITTSIGMLQLSPTVISTPVKILLFVMVDGWTLLADQLVKSF from the coding sequence GTGCGCTCCGCCATCGCGGAGGTTCCGCTGCATCCATTGCAGGATGCGCAATGGGTGCATCGATCGACTGCGCACAAGGTGAGTGAAAAGCATCCAGCGCCGAAGGTTCAATCACAGAAGGAAGTAGTACCCGCGAGCCATCCGGGGAACGCGTTGAATCTACTCGCGGCGACCAAAGATAATTCGACGCCATGGTCGATCGTGGTTGGGCTAACGCTATTGACCTTGCTCCCAGCAATGCTGCTTGCGATGACGCCGATGGTGCGTCTACTCGTGGTCTTTCACTTCCTGCGTCAGGCCTTAGGGACGCAGACAGCTCCATCGAACCAGGTGTTGATGGGGCTTGCTCTGATGATGACCTGGTTTCTGATGCAGCCGGTGCTCACTCAGGTTGATCAACAGGCGCTTCAGCCTTTTCAACAGAACAAGATCTCGTTGAGCGAAGCGATGGACCGCGGCTCGCAGCCCGTGAAGCAGTACATGCTGCACTATGCGCGCGAGAAGGACTTGGAAGTATTCGTAGCGGCCTCGCATACTGCGCGGCCATCGACGCCCTCGGAACTCGGCATGCAGATCGTTGTTCCTGCCTACATCCTCAGCGAGTTGAAGTCGGGTTTTCAGATCGGCGCTGTGTTGTTCCTGCCGTTCCTCCTCATCGACTTCTTAGTTGCCAGCATCACGACATCGATCGGGATGTTGCAGCTTTCGCCCACCGTCATATCGACACCCGTGAAGATTCTTCTTTTCGTGATGGTGGATGGGTGGACGCTACTCGCCGACCAGCTCGTGAAGAGTTTCTAG
- a CDS encoding flagellar biosynthetic protein FliQ, with the protein MGTDMAVALTRQVLMEALLLCAPMLITACVVSLVMSLLQTITGIQEQTLSTVPRLVIVFAMTFVLLPWTAHRTVIYTRTLWTDLHRYLG; encoded by the coding sequence ATGGGAACGGATATGGCGGTGGCGTTGACGCGGCAGGTGTTGATGGAGGCTCTGCTGCTGTGTGCGCCGATGTTGATCACGGCCTGCGTCGTCAGCCTCGTCATGAGCCTGCTGCAGACGATCACGGGTATCCAGGAGCAAACGCTGAGCACCGTGCCGCGATTGGTGATTGTCTTCGCAATGACCTTCGTGCTGCTACCGTGGACCGCACATCGCACAGTGATCTACACGCGAACTCTGTGGACGGACTTGCACCGGTATCTGGGATGA
- a CDS encoding flagellar biosynthetic protein FliR, with product MKEWQDFLSAGVLVLLRVSGLFVFAPVFSSPAIAARIKAGFAFAISLLMTPAMLDRRGGHLELGVTTVLSELAVGLLFGVSLTLLTEMVLFASTVLGMQFSFSLVNLIDPVSKVETPVMGQLFGWMTTLVLLGAGLHRTILAALLKSFDAIPVGAFVMSQMSGLRLLHMASGIFLAGVQLASPVMAAALLVEVTAALMGRISPSLPTTILSVPAKTLICYGVLIGSLGLWPIFLERHFDSLLNAAAQLLTR from the coding sequence ATGAAAGAGTGGCAGGATTTTCTCTCCGCTGGCGTGCTGGTACTCCTGCGAGTCAGCGGGCTCTTTGTGTTTGCACCCGTGTTCTCATCGCCGGCGATCGCCGCGAGGATCAAAGCAGGTTTTGCGTTCGCCATCTCGTTGTTAATGACTCCAGCGATGCTCGACAGGCGTGGCGGACATCTTGAACTTGGTGTCACGACGGTCTTGAGCGAGTTAGCGGTGGGGCTGCTCTTTGGAGTGAGTCTTACTTTGCTCACCGAGATGGTACTGTTCGCATCGACTGTGCTGGGAATGCAATTCTCGTTCTCACTTGTGAATTTGATCGATCCTGTGAGTAAGGTCGAGACGCCTGTGATGGGGCAGTTGTTCGGATGGATGACCACACTCGTTCTGCTTGGGGCGGGCTTGCATCGAACGATTCTCGCCGCATTGCTGAAGAGCTTTGACGCTATACCTGTCGGCGCATTCGTCATGTCGCAGATGAGTGGGCTTCGTCTGCTGCATATGGCGAGTGGAATCTTTCTAGCGGGCGTTCAGCTTGCCTCGCCCGTGATGGCTGCAGCGCTTTTGGTAGAGGTGACAGCGGCACTCATGGGACGCATTTCTCCGAGTCTGCCGACGACCATCTTGAGTGTGCCCGCGAAGACGCTGATTTGTTACGGCGTTCTTATCGGATCGCTTGGCTTGTGGCCCATATTCTTAGAGCGCCATTTTGATTCACTTCTGAATGCGGCGGCACAGTTGCTCACTCGTTAG
- a CDS encoding EscU/YscU/HrcU family type III secretion system export apparatus switch protein: MSSERTEKATPQRKKKARDQGDVVRSRELLSAGGTLAGLIALSSMVPRFVETWHRCFRDTLRIAMSGTSFGIRELVTLVRVAVLPAVAPILVVVCAASVMIVGVGFAQNGGAAFNAQALMPKLDRLNPGSQLKQIFSAKSLMRLAKSLVPALAVAGMGANALRALMQTMPVMSMMRLPETFGAAYGVGVKSAWVMVVWAGFDYAMEWRAWNARLKMSKQEMREEVKEAMGNPQVKGKIRSLQRAMARRKAKVDMRRASVVVTNPTHYAVALEFSFEEMGAPTVLTKGRDLWAFDIRDEAKAAGVPIVENPPLARSLYRACEPGQQIPFELYSAVAGLLAFLFREQQEQAAREQRQAQQAREERQMMASMQPQPRYEGGV, from the coding sequence ATGAGCAGCGAACGCACAGAGAAAGCAACTCCTCAACGGAAGAAGAAGGCGCGCGACCAAGGCGATGTGGTCCGCAGCCGGGAGTTGCTGTCCGCAGGAGGAACGCTGGCCGGACTCATCGCGCTCAGCAGCATGGTGCCGAGATTTGTCGAGACATGGCATCGATGCTTCCGCGATACATTGCGGATCGCCATGAGCGGTACGAGCTTTGGCATACGCGAGTTGGTCACGCTCGTTCGAGTGGCAGTACTGCCGGCTGTTGCGCCGATCCTGGTGGTGGTTTGCGCCGCCTCCGTAATGATCGTCGGAGTCGGATTTGCGCAAAACGGTGGTGCGGCATTCAACGCGCAGGCATTGATGCCGAAGCTGGATCGGCTGAATCCCGGAAGCCAACTCAAGCAGATTTTCAGCGCGAAGTCGCTCATGCGTTTGGCGAAGTCTCTTGTGCCTGCGCTCGCTGTGGCCGGGATGGGCGCGAACGCGCTACGCGCGTTGATGCAGACGATGCCGGTGATGAGCATGATGCGGCTCCCTGAAACGTTTGGTGCCGCTTATGGGGTGGGTGTCAAGTCTGCCTGGGTGATGGTGGTGTGGGCGGGCTTCGACTACGCCATGGAGTGGCGGGCATGGAATGCGCGGCTGAAGATGTCGAAGCAGGAGATGCGCGAAGAAGTGAAGGAAGCGATGGGGAACCCACAGGTGAAGGGGAAAATCCGTTCACTGCAGCGTGCGATGGCGCGGCGCAAAGCAAAGGTGGACATGCGTCGAGCGAGCGTCGTTGTCACGAATCCTACGCACTATGCGGTCGCACTGGAGTTTTCGTTCGAAGAGATGGGTGCACCGACGGTGCTGACCAAAGGGCGCGATCTTTGGGCCTTTGATATTCGCGACGAAGCAAAGGCCGCAGGTGTGCCGATCGTCGAAAACCCTCCTCTAGCGCGGTCTCTGTATCGAGCCTGTGAGCCGGGGCAGCAGATTCCGTTCGAGCTCTACTCGGCGGTGGCAGGCTTGCTGGCATTTCTTTTCCGGGAGCAGCAGGAACAAGCCGCACGGGAGCAGCGGCAGGCACAGCAGGCTCGCGAGGAGCGGCAAATGATGGCGAGCATGCAACCGCAGCCAAGATATGAAGGAGGCGTCTGA